A single window of Pectobacterium parmentieri DNA harbors:
- a CDS encoding PTS sugar transporter subunit IIC: protein MNTVINFIVKDLLGQASILIALIAMIGLILQKKSVGKIAEGTFKTLLGFLIMMAGINIIVDALTYLNSIFTHGFGMKGYITDVAAIAGLANRELGSEVALTLMVIFAVNILIARITPFKYIFLTGQALLWMATIGTVIGYKSGLTGATLILTGGIFGGIMAVLMPALAQPIVRKITNSDDVALGHFCTIGYLVQAAVARLVGKNSKSTEDLTLPDNFKFLQDTYLSMAVVMVPMYLIPALAAGPAYIAQYANGVNYLMYSFMQSMQFVAGVFVLYSGVRLLLNELVPAFRGIAMRLVPNAKPALDCPVLFPYAPNAVIVGFLATTVGSILGMLIFPMFGLAMILPGLLTNFFAGGTAGIFGNAMGGRRGAIIGGVVHGLFITLLPAILVPLLEVFGFTGVTFSDSDVIGTGLILGHAFQQDWLFVAAFIAFVAAIAFIANRKLSQ from the coding sequence ATGAACACCGTTATCAATTTCATTGTGAAAGATTTATTAGGCCAGGCATCCATATTAATCGCGCTGATCGCCATGATCGGGTTGATTTTACAGAAAAAATCGGTAGGAAAAATTGCAGAGGGGACGTTCAAGACACTGCTTGGTTTCCTCATCATGATGGCGGGGATTAACATTATCGTCGATGCCCTGACGTACTTGAACAGTATCTTTACTCATGGTTTCGGCATGAAAGGCTACATCACGGACGTCGCCGCCATCGCCGGATTGGCAAACCGCGAACTTGGGTCAGAAGTCGCACTGACGCTGATGGTGATCTTTGCCGTCAACATCCTGATTGCGCGGATTACCCCCTTTAAATATATCTTCCTAACGGGGCAGGCTCTGCTGTGGATGGCAACAATCGGTACGGTGATCGGCTATAAGTCGGGCTTGACCGGCGCGACGTTGATCCTCACCGGCGGTATATTTGGCGGTATTATGGCCGTGCTGATGCCTGCGCTGGCGCAGCCGATTGTCCGTAAAATCACAAATTCCGATGATGTTGCACTGGGGCATTTTTGTACCATCGGGTATCTGGTGCAGGCCGCCGTCGCTCGGTTAGTCGGTAAAAACTCTAAATCTACAGAAGATTTAACGCTGCCTGATAACTTCAAATTCTTGCAGGACACCTATCTGTCGATGGCCGTCGTTATGGTGCCGATGTACCTCATCCCCGCCTTGGCTGCGGGGCCCGCCTACATCGCGCAATATGCCAACGGCGTCAACTATCTGATGTATTCCTTCATGCAGTCCATGCAGTTTGTGGCGGGCGTTTTCGTTCTCTACAGCGGTGTACGGCTGCTGCTTAATGAGCTGGTGCCTGCATTTCGAGGTATCGCCATGCGTCTGGTGCCTAACGCTAAACCCGCGTTGGATTGCCCGGTACTCTTCCCCTATGCACCCAACGCCGTGATTGTTGGCTTCCTCGCCACCACCGTTGGTTCCATTCTGGGGATGCTGATCTTCCCAATGTTTGGATTGGCGATGATTTTGCCAGGTTTATTGACCAACTTCTTTGCAGGCGGAACGGCGGGTATTTTCGGTAACGCCATGGGGGGACGGCGTGGCGCAATTATCGGTGGTGTGGTTCATGGCCTTTTCATTACCTTATTGCCTGCCATTCTGGTGCCATTACTGGAAGTCTTCGGATTTACCGGCGTGACCTTCAGTGACTCTGATGTCATTGGTACCGGGCTAATATTAGGACACGCCTTCCAGCAAGACTGGTTATTTGTCGCCGCCTTTATCGCATTCGTGGCAGCCATTGCCTTTATTGCAAATCGTAAACTGTCGCAATAA
- a CDS encoding PTS sugar transporter subunit IIA, whose translation MSIKNFLLQHNCIQLGVLCETWEEAIHCAAKPLVSAGCITKNYPLAVIDSTKKYGPYYVFDEGVAIPHARPECGVIENCFSLLTLQTPLSIQGSEPVDILIMFGGVNSDAHITEGIASIVSLLEQDDMLSRIRCATTADDIVGVL comes from the coding sequence ATGAGTATAAAAAATTTCCTTTTACAGCACAACTGCATTCAACTCGGCGTGCTATGTGAAACATGGGAAGAGGCTATTCATTGCGCCGCAAAACCATTAGTCAGTGCAGGATGTATTACGAAGAACTATCCGCTTGCCGTAATAGACAGCACGAAAAAATACGGTCCTTATTATGTTTTTGATGAAGGTGTCGCTATTCCTCATGCGCGCCCTGAGTGCGGTGTCATTGAAAATTGTTTTAGTTTACTGACGTTGCAAACACCACTTTCTATTCAGGGAAGTGAGCCTGTAGATATTTTAATCATGTTCGGTGGCGTTAACAGCGATGCACATATTACAGAAGGCATTGCCTCCATCGTCAGCCTATTAGAACAGGACGACATGCTCTCTCGTATTCGTTGTGCCACCACAGCAGATGATATTGTCGGAGTATTATGA
- a CDS encoding AAA family ATPase, which yields MKTLILVNGIPASGKSTVARIIADELHLPRLSLDEIKEPFMMQFCEIIDRSLNRKLGFAAYQAMFNIVRQAPDNSIFILDAWFGFREKSILQEYLASCDVKHPLEIWNAISPERVVERYQKRMNERIKGHPGDEYLPELISLAHQAQPMCIGKCYTVDQDKEINHQELIQWIKTHLD from the coding sequence ATGAAAACGCTTATTTTAGTAAATGGTATACCGGCATCAGGGAAAAGCACAGTAGCACGTATTATTGCTGACGAATTGCATCTCCCACGGTTAAGCCTCGATGAAATAAAAGAGCCATTTATGATGCAATTCTGCGAAATCATCGATAGGTCGTTAAATAGGAAACTAGGGTTCGCCGCATATCAGGCGATGTTTAACATCGTCAGGCAGGCTCCAGATAATAGCATTTTCATACTTGATGCCTGGTTCGGCTTTCGTGAAAAGTCGATATTACAGGAATATCTGGCGTCGTGTGATGTCAAGCATCCGCTTGAAATATGGAATGCTATTTCACCTGAACGGGTTGTGGAACGGTATCAAAAAAGAATGAATGAAAGAATAAAAGGCCACCCCGGTGATGAGTATCTCCCGGAGTTAATTTCACTCGCACATCAGGCACAGCCAATGTGTATTGGAAAGTGTTACACGGTTGATCAGGATAAGGAAATTAATCATCAGGAATTAATTCAATGGATCAAAACACACCTGGATTAA
- a CDS encoding tagatose-bisphosphate aldolase, with product MNTMTTAEHRGYQLICNATGAMMVIACDQRGGMRTLLAPTSDAQAAITNETLGKTKYDITRYLAAEAGCVLVDPICAIPGLIDENILPRDTGLLIGLDASGWETSPEGYRISTMVEGVTARKVREWGATGGKIMIYLRPDIPDANTRNLETLRAVIRDFAQEDLLLVVEFLTYSLENESREAYTLRLPELIPAGCQACIDQGAKVLKIPYPGSDEACARVTTLCGEIPWAVLSAGVDHATFLPQVESALKNGASGVIAGRSLWKDCISLDRNVSKEKLSTVAVSRLNDIQALLKRYQRP from the coding sequence ATGAACACCATGACAACAGCCGAACACCGAGGATATCAATTAATTTGTAACGCAACGGGCGCCATGATGGTTATTGCCTGCGATCAACGTGGCGGGATGCGAACATTATTAGCACCAACATCTGATGCGCAGGCTGCGATTACCAATGAAACATTAGGAAAAACAAAATATGACATCACTCGCTATCTGGCGGCTGAGGCGGGCTGTGTGCTGGTTGACCCGATCTGCGCCATACCGGGCCTGATAGACGAAAATATTTTGCCTCGCGATACTGGCCTGCTCATCGGCCTTGATGCTTCTGGCTGGGAAACGAGCCCGGAAGGCTATCGGATCTCCACTATGGTTGAGGGCGTAACGGCCCGTAAAGTACGTGAATGGGGTGCCACTGGCGGAAAAATCATGATCTACCTTCGCCCAGATATCCCAGACGCTAATACCCGTAATCTTGAAACACTTCGTGCCGTGATTCGGGACTTTGCACAGGAAGATTTACTGCTCGTCGTCGAATTTCTCACCTATTCCCTGGAAAATGAATCCCGCGAAGCCTATACCCTCCGCCTGCCCGAGCTCATTCCGGCGGGCTGTCAGGCCTGTATCGATCAAGGAGCAAAAGTCTTGAAAATTCCTTATCCTGGATCGGATGAAGCCTGTGCGCGCGTGACCACACTCTGCGGTGAAATACCCTGGGCCGTACTGTCTGCGGGCGTCGATCACGCCACCTTTCTCCCTCAGGTAGAGAGCGCGTTAAAAAATGGCGCTTCTGGCGTCATTGCTGGCCGCTCTCTCTGGAAGGATTGCATCTCGCTCGATCGCAACGTTTCTAAAGAGAAGCTCTCCACGGTTGCCGTCTCCCGTCTCAACGATATTCAGGCGCTGTTAAAACGGTATCAACGCCCCTAG
- a CDS encoding SpoVR family protein: MAISTDNQVKKTLRLSDGPDWTFELLRVYLDEIDRVAKLYRLATYPHQIEVITSEQMMDAYSSIGMPINYAHWSFGKKFIETEQRYKHGQQGLAYEIVINSDPCIAYLMEENTLPMQALVMAHACYGHNSFFKGNYLFRSWTDASSIVDYLLFARQYIAQCEERYGVDEVEHLLDSCHALMNYGVDRYKRPQKISLEEEKSRQKSREAYLQSQVNDLWKTLPRREQGAAPEQARRFPQEPQENLLYFMEKNAPLLEPWQREVLRIVRKVSQYFYPQKQTQVMNEGWATFWHYTILNHLYDEGRVSERFMLEFLHSHTNVIYQPPYNSPYYSGINPYALGFAMFQDIKRICQSPTEEDRYWFPDIAGKDWLDTLHFAMQNFKDESFISQFLSPKLMRDFRLFTVLDDDRNNYLEIAAIHDEEGYRLIRQELSAQYNLSHLEPNIQVWNVDLRGNRALTLRYVPHNRAPLDKSSQEVLKHVHRLWGFDVYLEQANSDGSIELIERCPPRNGAASA, translated from the coding sequence ATGGCTATATCGACGGATAATCAGGTAAAAAAAACACTTCGCCTGAGTGATGGACCGGACTGGACATTTGAGTTATTGCGGGTTTATCTCGACGAGATTGATCGGGTAGCCAAGCTGTATCGTCTGGCAACCTATCCTCATCAGATCGAGGTAATCACCTCAGAACAAATGATGGATGCCTATTCCAGCATAGGTATGCCGATCAACTATGCCCATTGGTCGTTCGGGAAAAAATTTATCGAAACCGAACAGCGGTACAAGCACGGGCAGCAGGGGTTGGCATATGAAATCGTCATTAACTCCGATCCCTGTATCGCTTACCTGATGGAAGAAAATACGCTACCGATGCAGGCGCTCGTCATGGCACACGCCTGCTACGGACATAATTCGTTCTTCAAAGGCAACTATCTGTTCCGCAGTTGGACCGACGCCAGCTCTATCGTTGATTATCTGCTCTTTGCCCGGCAGTATATTGCGCAATGCGAAGAGCGCTATGGCGTGGATGAGGTCGAGCACTTGTTAGACTCTTGCCATGCGCTCATGAATTACGGCGTTGACCGCTATAAGCGTCCGCAGAAAATTTCGCTCGAAGAGGAAAAATCTCGCCAGAAAAGCCGCGAGGCCTATCTGCAAAGCCAGGTCAACGACCTCTGGAAAACCTTACCGCGCCGCGAACAGGGTGCAGCACCAGAACAAGCGAGACGCTTTCCGCAAGAGCCGCAGGAAAACCTGCTCTACTTTATGGAGAAGAATGCCCCGCTGCTCGAACCCTGGCAGAGAGAAGTGTTACGCATCGTGCGGAAAGTCAGCCAGTATTTCTATCCGCAGAAACAGACGCAGGTAATGAATGAAGGCTGGGCCACCTTCTGGCACTACACCATTCTGAACCATCTCTATGATGAAGGCCGGGTATCCGAGCGATTCATGCTGGAATTCCTGCACAGCCATACCAACGTGATTTATCAGCCGCCGTACAACAGCCCGTATTACAGCGGCATCAATCCGTATGCACTGGGCTTCGCGATGTTTCAGGACATCAAGCGTATTTGTCAGTCGCCGACAGAGGAAGATCGCTACTGGTTCCCCGATATCGCGGGTAAAGACTGGCTTGATACGCTGCATTTCGCGATGCAGAATTTCAAGGATGAGAGCTTCATCAGCCAGTTCTTATCACCTAAATTGATGCGCGACTTCCGGCTATTTACCGTGCTAGACGATGACCGAAACAACTATCTGGAAATTGCCGCGATTCACGACGAAGAAGGTTATCGTTTGATCCGACAAGAGCTGTCTGCACAGTACAATCTGAGCCATCTGGAGCCCAATATTCAGGTCTGGAACGTGGATTTGCGCGGCAACCGAGCGCTGACACTGCGATACGTTCCGCATAACCGCGCCCCCTTAGATAAAAGCAGTCAGGAAGTGTTAAAACACGTCCATCGCCTGTGGGGGTTTGACGTTTATCTGGAGCAGGCTAACTCGGATGGCAGCATTGAGCTGATTGAACGCTGTCCGCCGCGTAACGGAGCAGCATCCGCATAG
- the fadR gene encoding fatty acid metabolism transcriptional regulator FadR, with translation MVIKAQSPAGFAEEYIIESIWNNRFPPGSILPAERELSELIGVTRTTLREVLQRLARDGWLTIQHGKPTKINNFWETSGLNILETLARLDHDSVPQLIDNLLAVRTNIAAIFIRTALRHNPEKVRDVLTQSSAVDDSADAFAQLDYNVFRGLAFASGNPIYGLILNGLKGLYIRVGRYYFSNPEARKLAVNFYSRLETLRSEELYDQVMDVVRHYGKESGAIWHSMQSAIPRDIAEVRR, from the coding sequence ATGGTTATAAAGGCGCAAAGTCCGGCTGGATTCGCGGAAGAATACATTATCGAAAGTATATGGAATAACCGCTTTCCTCCTGGCTCTATTTTGCCCGCGGAAAGAGAGCTTTCCGAACTGATTGGCGTGACCCGTACTACCCTGCGCGAGGTGCTTCAGCGCTTAGCCCGCGATGGCTGGCTGACGATACAGCACGGGAAACCGACAAAGATTAACAATTTCTGGGAAACCTCTGGACTCAACATTCTGGAAACGTTGGCTCGGCTCGATCACGATAGCGTCCCGCAACTGATCGATAACCTGCTGGCAGTGCGCACCAATATTGCCGCTATCTTTATTCGGACGGCGTTACGGCATAATCCTGAAAAGGTGCGCGATGTGTTAACACAGTCAAGCGCGGTTGACGACAGTGCAGATGCTTTTGCGCAGCTTGACTACAACGTGTTCCGTGGTTTGGCTTTCGCCTCTGGTAACCCGATTTATGGCCTGATCCTAAATGGTCTGAAAGGGTTATATATTCGCGTAGGGCGATATTATTTCTCCAACCCAGAAGCCCGTAAATTGGCGGTGAATTTTTACAGTCGGTTGGAAACGTTGCGCAGCGAAGAGTTGTACGATCAGGTTATGGATGTCGTCAGACATTACGGTAAAGAAAGTGGAGCGATCTGGCACAGTATGCAGAGCGCCATCCCGCGAGATATCGCGGAAGTGCGCCGCTAA
- the nhaB gene encoding sodium/proton antiporter NhaB: MIAMPLHRALLRNFLGYAPDWYKLTIFGFLLINPLLFYFVSPFWAGWLLVVEFIFTLGMALKCYPLQPGGLLALEAIVIGMTSPQQVWHEVTGNIEVLMLLVFMVAGIYFMKQLLLFVFTKLLLRIHSKPLLSLAFCMAAAFLSAFLDALTVIAVVISVAIGFYGIYHRFASQQGEDEADISDDSALNGEEHHRTLEQFRAFLRSLMMHAGVGTALGGVMTMVGEPQNLIIAKSAGWDFVSFFLRMSPVTVPVFICGILTCVLVERFKLFGYGVSLPDNVRRVLEDYDRDMTEKRTPQDNVRLLVQAVIGVWLIVALAFHLAEVGLIGLSVIIMATTFCGVTEEHAIGKAFQDAMPFTALLTVFFAIVAVIIDQHLFSPIIHYVLQSSDSAQLTQFYLFNGLLSSISDNVFVGSVYINEARNAFESGKISLPQFELLAVAINTGTNLPSVATPNGQAAFLFLLTSALAPLIRLSYGRMVIMALPYTIVMTLVGLLCIEFTLVPFTEFLMNNHWISLPNLTVSGSHS; the protein is encoded by the coding sequence ATGATCGCTATGCCTCTCCATCGTGCGCTGTTAAGAAATTTTCTGGGATACGCGCCAGACTGGTACAAACTGACTATTTTTGGTTTCTTGCTGATTAACCCGCTGCTGTTCTATTTTGTCAGCCCGTTCTGGGCCGGTTGGTTATTGGTCGTGGAGTTTATTTTTACACTCGGCATGGCGCTGAAATGTTATCCGCTACAGCCCGGTGGCCTGCTGGCGCTAGAGGCAATCGTCATCGGCATGACCAGCCCACAGCAGGTGTGGCATGAAGTCACAGGGAATATTGAAGTTCTCATGCTGTTGGTGTTTATGGTGGCAGGTATCTATTTCATGAAGCAACTGCTGCTGTTTGTGTTTACCAAACTATTGTTGCGCATCCATTCCAAGCCCCTGCTCTCACTCGCCTTCTGTATGGCTGCCGCCTTTCTCTCCGCTTTCTTAGACGCGTTGACCGTGATTGCTGTCGTTATCAGCGTCGCTATCGGATTTTATGGTATTTACCACCGCTTTGCCTCTCAGCAAGGTGAAGACGAGGCCGATATCAGCGATGACAGCGCGTTAAACGGCGAGGAACATCATCGTACACTGGAGCAATTCCGTGCATTTCTGCGTAGTTTGATGATGCACGCAGGCGTCGGTACGGCTCTCGGCGGGGTGATGACGATGGTCGGCGAACCTCAAAACTTGATTATTGCGAAGAGCGCTGGCTGGGATTTCGTCAGCTTTTTCCTGCGCATGTCACCGGTGACCGTTCCTGTGTTTATTTGCGGTATCCTGACCTGCGTGCTGGTCGAACGTTTTAAACTATTCGGCTATGGCGTAAGCCTGCCGGACAACGTGCGCCGTGTACTTGAAGATTACGATCGGGATATGACAGAAAAGCGCACGCCGCAAGATAACGTGCGATTACTCGTGCAGGCGGTAATTGGCGTCTGGCTCATCGTCGCGCTGGCGTTTCATCTGGCTGAAGTCGGGTTGATTGGCCTTTCTGTGATTATTATGGCCACAACGTTTTGCGGCGTGACCGAAGAACACGCTATCGGTAAAGCGTTTCAAGATGCCATGCCGTTCACCGCGCTGTTGACCGTCTTCTTTGCCATCGTCGCAGTGATTATCGATCAGCACCTGTTCTCACCGATTATCCATTACGTCTTGCAATCTTCTGACAGCGCCCAGTTGACACAGTTTTATCTGTTCAATGGCCTGCTATCATCGATATCGGATAATGTCTTTGTAGGATCGGTTTACATTAACGAAGCCCGCAACGCGTTTGAGAGCGGAAAAATCTCCTTACCTCAGTTTGAGCTGCTCGCTGTGGCGATCAATACCGGCACCAACCTGCCTTCCGTCGCTACGCCGAATGGGCAAGCTGCGTTTCTGTTCTTGCTGACGTCCGCGCTGGCACCACTTATCCGCCTCTCCTACGGACGGATGGTGATCATGGCGCTGCCTTATACCATTGTGATGACGTTGGTCGGGTTGCTTTGCATCGAATTCACGCTGGTGCCGTTTACGGAATTTTTAATGAATAATCACTGGATTTCTTTGCCAAATTTGACCGTATCGGGCAGTCACTCATAA
- the dsbB gene encoding disulfide bond formation protein DsbB — protein sequence MLRFLNRCSRGRGAWLLLAFTALALELTALYFQHVMLLKPCVLCIYQRSALWGVFAAGIVGAMAPSSLLRYPAIALWIYSSYEGVRLAWKHTDILLNPSPFNTCDFFVSFPSWLPLDKWLPAIFNATGDCSERQWSFLSMEMPQWLLGIFVAYLLISVLVLIAQPFRPKRRDLFSR from the coding sequence ATGTTGCGATTTCTTAATCGTTGCTCACGCGGACGTGGTGCGTGGCTGCTGCTGGCGTTTACTGCTTTAGCATTAGAATTGACCGCGCTCTATTTTCAGCACGTTATGCTATTAAAACCGTGCGTGCTGTGTATCTATCAGCGCAGTGCGCTATGGGGTGTGTTCGCAGCAGGTATTGTCGGTGCTATGGCTCCGTCAAGTCTATTGCGTTATCCGGCTATCGCGCTCTGGATATACAGCTCGTATGAAGGGGTTCGATTAGCATGGAAACACACCGATATCTTGTTGAATCCGTCGCCGTTTAACACCTGTGATTTCTTTGTCAGCTTCCCATCATGGCTGCCTTTAGACAAATGGCTTCCCGCCATTTTCAATGCGACAGGTGATTGTTCTGAGCGTCAGTGGTCATTCCTCTCGATGGAAATGCCACAATGGCTGCTAGGTATCTTTGTTGCTTATCTGCTGATTTCGGTGCTGGTGCTGATCGCTCAGCCTTTCCGTCCCAAACGCCGCGACCTCTTCAGCCGTTAA
- a CDS encoding DNA polymerase III subunit theta encodes MINFEKIILEYSEQYTDFAASTIAFMESQEKKIDADEISRRIPQEKRPFFNERLGHYRDIYRPQQ; translated from the coding sequence GTGATTAACTTTGAGAAAATCATTCTTGAATACAGCGAGCAGTACACCGACTTTGCTGCCTCCACGATTGCTTTCATGGAAAGTCAGGAAAAAAAGATCGACGCAGATGAAATATCACGCAGAATTCCGCAGGAAAAGAGACCTTTTTTCAACGAGCGATTAGGCCACTATCGCGATATCTACAGGCCACAGCAGTGA
- the mgtS gene encoding protein MgtS — protein sequence MLGNINIFIAVLGGIIFLSFLAAYLSPKWDD from the coding sequence ATGTTAGGCAATATCAATATTTTCATCGCCGTGTTGGGCGGCATCATTTTTCTTAGCTTTCTGGCTGCGTACCTGAGTCCTAAATGGGATGACTAA
- a CDS encoding YcgN family cysteine cluster protein, with protein sequence MTERPFWQQKTLSEMSDDEWESLCDGCGQCCLHKLIDEDTEEIYFTNVACNQLNIKSCQCRNYEKRFEYEPDCIKLTRENLLTFNWLPATCAYRLIHEREDLPQWHPLVCGTKTAMHRERISVRHIAVRESEVVDWQDHILNKPEWAR encoded by the coding sequence ATGACTGAACGCCCTTTTTGGCAGCAAAAAACGTTGTCTGAGATGTCTGACGATGAATGGGAGTCGCTGTGCGATGGCTGCGGTCAGTGCTGTTTGCATAAATTGATTGATGAGGATACGGAGGAGATCTACTTTACCAACGTCGCCTGTAATCAACTGAATATTAAAAGCTGCCAGTGTCGTAACTATGAAAAACGCTTCGAGTACGAACCGGACTGCATCAAACTAACGCGAGAAAACCTGTTGACGTTTAACTGGCTACCGGCGACCTGTGCTTATCGTCTGATCCATGAACGTGAAGATCTACCGCAGTGGCATCCGCTGGTTTGTGGTACCAAGACGGCAATGCACCGCGAACGTATCTCAGTCCGTCATATTGCCGTGCGTGAGAGCGAGGTGGTGGACTGGCAAGATCATATATTGAACAAACCGGAATGGGCGCGGTAG
- a CDS encoding fumarylacetoacetate hydrolase family protein has product MYQHRDWQGALLDFPVNKVVCVGSNYSEHIKEMGSATPSEPVLFIKPETALCDLRQPVAIPKNLGSVHHEVELAVLIGTPLKQANEERVARAIAGYGVALDLTLRDLQSEFKKVGQPWEKAKAFDGSCPISGFIPVAEFGDPQQTELGVKVNDEVRQQGNTRDMITPILPLIAYMSRFFTLRAGDIILTGTPKGVGPILSGDMLTITVNDRTLSTRII; this is encoded by the coding sequence ATGTATCAACACAGAGACTGGCAGGGCGCGCTGCTTGATTTTCCGGTAAATAAAGTGGTTTGTGTCGGGAGCAACTACTCAGAACACATCAAAGAGATGGGAAGTGCGACCCCGAGCGAGCCGGTTTTATTCATCAAACCTGAAACCGCACTGTGTGATTTACGTCAGCCCGTCGCCATTCCGAAAAACCTGGGCTCGGTTCACCATGAAGTCGAACTGGCAGTGCTGATTGGTACGCCGTTAAAGCAAGCGAATGAAGAACGCGTCGCTCGTGCAATCGCGGGTTATGGTGTGGCGCTGGACTTGACGTTGCGTGATTTGCAGTCTGAATTCAAAAAAGTGGGCCAGCCGTGGGAAAAAGCCAAAGCGTTTGATGGCTCCTGCCCGATCTCCGGTTTTATTCCGGTTGCCGAGTTTGGCGATCCGCAGCAAACCGAGTTGGGTGTAAAAGTGAATGATGAAGTGCGCCAGCAGGGCAACACGCGTGATATGATTACGCCGATTCTGCCGCTGATTGCTTACATGAGCCGTTTCTTTACGCTGCGCGCGGGCGATATTATTTTAACGGGTACCCCAAAAGGGGTCGGTCCGATCCTGTCTGGCGATATGCTGACGATTACGGTAAATGACCGGACGCTGAGCACACGTATTATTTAA